A window of Candidatus Methylomirabilota bacterium contains these coding sequences:
- a CDS encoding FAD-binding oxidoreductase: protein MPGPRTADVIIIGGGVTGASTAFHLTRCGITDVVVVDKGTLASGGTGKSSACVRQHYSTPETCRMIRYSLEFFQRFAEHTDGASCGFRHTGYLLGVDERMRLPMEASVALQRSVGIDTRLISPADMREIEPRLRADDWVAGCYEPASGYCNPVETAQGFARAARAAGARVLEDTAVTGLLVEGERVRGVQTAAGPISAPVVVNAAGLWSAGVAAMAGVDLPIHVCRHKISIVSWPETERRPHPMVYDFVTSIYTRPEMGEHILVGGLDAEESQDSADPDAYREGVSLDESTDALARVSHRFPVLAEGHIARGYAGCFDVSPDWHPVLDRVGPEGYHVAAGFSGHGFKLSPAVGHMMATLITEGSAGHPDLPTFRLSRFAEGKPIRGTYGDWLMC from the coding sequence ATGCCGGGGCCGCGCACCGCCGACGTGATCATCATCGGCGGTGGTGTCACCGGCGCCAGCACCGCCTTCCACCTCACCCGATGCGGGATCACCGACGTGGTGGTGGTGGACAAGGGCACGCTCGCCTCGGGCGGCACCGGCAAGAGCTCGGCGTGCGTGCGCCAGCACTACTCGACGCCCGAGACCTGCCGGATGATCCGCTACTCGCTGGAGTTCTTCCAGCGGTTCGCCGAGCATACCGACGGCGCCTCCTGCGGCTTCCGGCACACCGGCTACCTGCTGGGCGTCGACGAGCGGATGCGCCTGCCCATGGAGGCCTCGGTGGCCCTCCAGCGCTCGGTGGGCATCGACACGCGCCTGATCTCGCCGGCCGACATGCGCGAGATCGAGCCGCGTCTGCGCGCCGACGACTGGGTGGCCGGCTGCTACGAGCCGGCCTCCGGCTACTGCAATCCGGTGGAGACCGCGCAGGGCTTCGCGCGTGCCGCGCGCGCGGCCGGTGCGCGCGTGCTCGAGGACACCGCGGTGACCGGGCTGCTGGTGGAGGGCGAGCGCGTCCGCGGCGTCCAGACCGCGGCCGGCCCCATCTCGGCCCCGGTGGTGGTCAACGCGGCGGGGCTGTGGAGCGCGGGGGTCGCGGCGATGGCCGGCGTGGACCTGCCGATCCACGTGTGCCGCCACAAGATCAGCATCGTGTCGTGGCCCGAGACCGAGCGGCGGCCGCATCCGATGGTGTACGACTTCGTCACCAGCATCTACACGCGGCCGGAGATGGGCGAGCACATCCTGGTGGGCGGCCTCGACGCCGAGGAGTCGCAGGACAGCGCCGATCCCGACGCGTATCGCGAGGGCGTGAGCCTCGACGAGTCGACGGACGCGCTCGCGCGGGTGAGTCACCGCTTTCCGGTCCTCGCCGAGGGCCACATCGCGCGCGGCTACGCCGGCTGCTTCGACGTGAGCCCCGACTGGCATCCGGTGCTGGACCGCGTCGGCCCCGAGGGCTATCACGTCGCCGCCGGCTTCTCCGGCCACGGGTTCAAGCTCTCGCCGGCGGTCGGCCACATGATGGCGACCCTGATCACGGAGGGATCGGCCGGCCATCCCGATCTGCCCACCTTCCGGCTGTCGCGGTTCGCGGAGGGCAAGCCGATCCGCGGAACCTACGGCGACTGGCTGATGTGCTGA
- a CDS encoding MaoC/PaaZ C-terminal domain-containing protein, translating into MSATKRFWEDVEEGEALPEIRVAKLTRTDFVKYAGASGDFNPIHHDQTFAEASGNPTVFAMGMLNAGILSRVITRFAGRPNVRRYKVRFQTRAWPGDDVICRGKVTRKLEERGEKLVEGELQAVNQKGETLISGSFVVALASRASAAR; encoded by the coding sequence ATGTCCGCGACCAAGCGCTTCTGGGAAGACGTCGAGGAGGGCGAGGCCCTGCCCGAGATCCGCGTGGCCAAGCTCACGCGGACCGACTTCGTGAAGTACGCGGGGGCCTCCGGCGATTTCAACCCGATCCACCACGACCAGACCTTCGCGGAGGCCTCCGGCAATCCCACCGTGTTCGCGATGGGCATGCTCAACGCGGGCATTCTCAGCCGGGTGATCACCCGCTTCGCGGGACGGCCCAACGTGCGCCGCTACAAGGTGCGCTTCCAGACGCGGGCCTGGCCCGGCGACGACGTGATCTGCCGGGGCAAGGTGACGCGCAAGCTCGAAGAGCGCGGCGAGAAGCTCGTGGAGGGCGAGCTGCAGGCCGTCAACCAGAAGGGCGAGACGCTCATCAGCGGCAGCTTCGTGGTCGCCCTCGCCTCGCGCGCCTCCGCCGCCCGATGA
- a CDS encoding cobalamin-independent methionine synthase II family protein produces the protein MKRSADRILTTHTGSLPRPADLIRMMFAREEGVPVDGPALAARVRSAVAEVVRKQTDAGVAVVNDGELSKPSYATYIKDRLSGFGGTSQALQYRDLVDFPEMAKRVFGDPGRARRKTPACTGPIGLRDRAAAQADVDNLRAALGSADVADAFMSAASPGVISLFFRDDHYRNHEAYLFAIADAMRHEYETVARAGFILQLDCPDLAMGRHIQFADLSLEEFRTMARLHLAALDHAVAKIPPEQLRIHLCWGNYEGPHHYDVPLADILDLVFAARPQGISFEAANPRHAHEWRVFERIKLPANKVIIPGVLDSTTNFIEHPELVAERIGRYARLVGRENVIAGTDCGFGTWVGQAAVDPDIVWAKLASLAEGARLATKELW, from the coding sequence ATGAAGCGCAGCGCCGACCGCATCCTCACCACCCACACCGGCAGCCTCCCGCGGCCGGCCGATCTCATCCGCATGATGTTCGCGCGGGAGGAAGGGGTGCCGGTCGACGGGCCCGCGCTGGCCGCGCGCGTGCGCAGCGCGGTGGCCGAGGTCGTCCGCAAGCAGACCGACGCGGGCGTCGCCGTGGTCAACGACGGGGAGCTGAGCAAGCCCAGCTACGCGACCTACATCAAGGATCGGCTGAGCGGGTTCGGCGGCACCAGCCAGGCGCTCCAGTACCGCGACCTCGTGGACTTCCCGGAGATGGCCAAGCGGGTGTTCGGCGATCCGGGCCGGGCGCGTCGGAAGACGCCGGCCTGCACCGGCCCGATCGGCCTCCGCGACCGCGCGGCGGCGCAGGCCGACGTCGACAATCTCCGGGCCGCGCTCGGATCCGCCGACGTCGCCGACGCCTTCATGAGCGCGGCCTCGCCCGGGGTCATCTCGCTCTTCTTCCGGGACGACCACTACCGCAACCACGAGGCCTATCTCTTCGCGATCGCGGACGCCATGCGGCACGAGTACGAGACGGTAGCGCGGGCCGGCTTCATCCTCCAGCTGGACTGCCCGGACCTGGCCATGGGCCGCCATATCCAGTTCGCCGACCTTTCACTCGAAGAATTTCGCACGATGGCGCGCCTGCACCTGGCCGCGCTCGATCACGCGGTGGCCAAGATCCCGCCCGAGCAGCTCCGCATCCATCTCTGCTGGGGCAACTACGAGGGCCCGCATCACTACGACGTGCCCCTCGCCGACATCCTCGATCTCGTCTTCGCGGCCCGGCCCCAGGGCATCTCGTTCGAGGCGGCCAACCCGCGGCACGCGCACGAGTGGCGGGTGTTCGAGCGGATCAAGCTGCCCGCGAACAAGGTGATCATCCCCGGCGTGCTCGATTCGACGACCAACTTCATCGAGCATCCCGAGCTGGTCGCCGAGCGGATCGGCCGCTACGCGCGGCTGGTCGGCCGCGAGAACGTCATCGCCGGGACCGATTGCGGCTTCGGCACCTGGGTCGGCCAGGCCGCGGTGGACCCCGACATCGTCTGGGCCAAGCTGGCCAGCCTGGCCGAGGGCGCACGGCTCGCCACGAAGGAGCTCTGGTAG
- a CDS encoding general secretion pathway protein GspB — protein MSYILDALRKAERDRGLPRVPTLATVHQPAAAPPRRRLWPWIAGVVVLANAAVLAWLMSGTHAPELSARPAPEPSHTAPASVTSPAPPAPASPADADKVAAAGPPADERRKPPEEVRSEGATPLPVGSARPEAEIRPPAAPAAAAKAPARPSVAPTAETPSPKRAAAAVRQSPERVSPARSPAAVADKAPAAPSAAASEILEKMNLQAVVYSENPRERIVFINNQKFVEGQSIDGTVTVERIMPDGVVLTAQGERVTLRAEGAGRP, from the coding sequence GTGTCGTACATCCTCGACGCGCTCCGCAAGGCCGAGCGGGACCGCGGGCTCCCCAGGGTCCCGACCCTGGCGACCGTGCACCAGCCCGCGGCCGCGCCGCCGCGCCGCCGTCTCTGGCCGTGGATCGCCGGCGTCGTCGTGCTCGCCAACGCCGCGGTGCTCGCCTGGCTGATGAGTGGGACCCACGCGCCCGAGCTTTCGGCGCGGCCCGCCCCGGAGCCGAGCCACACCGCGCCCGCGTCGGTGACGTCACCCGCTCCGCCGGCGCCGGCCTCGCCGGCGGACGCGGACAAGGTGGCGGCGGCCGGGCCACCCGCCGATGAGCGTCGGAAGCCGCCCGAGGAGGTGCGCTCCGAAGGCGCGACTCCTCTACCCGTGGGGTCCGCCCGTCCCGAGGCGGAGATCCGTCCCCCCGCGGCGCCGGCCGCGGCGGCGAAGGCCCCGGCCCGGCCATCCGTCGCCCCGACTGCGGAGACGCCCTCGCCGAAGCGCGCGGCCGCGGCGGTGCGGCAATCTCCGGAGCGAGTCTCGCCGGCGAGGTCGCCGGCGGCGGTCGCCGACAAGGCACCCGCGGCTCCGTCGGCCGCGGCGTCCGAGATTCTCGAGAAGATGAACCTTCAGGCGGTGGTGTACTCCGAGAATCCGCGCGAGCGCATCGTGTTCATCAACAACCAGAAGTTCGTCGAAGGGCAGTCCATCGACGGCACGGTCACGGTGGAGCGGATCATGCCCGATGGCGTCGTCCTCACCGCCCAGGGCGAGCGCGTCACCCTCCGCGCCGAAGGCGCGGGGCGGCCCTGA
- a CDS encoding NAD(P)-dependent oxidoreductase — MKTVLVTGAAGDIGTHLSRELAGRYALRLSDRRPLKPPRGQTFVRADISKMADALRITRGVDAIVHLGGYSVEGPWPAILQANIVGGYNVFEAARRNRVKRIVFPTSNHAVGYYRRDQTIDHRVYIKPDSRYGVSKVFGEALGSLYADKYGMECFMIRIGNVNPRPIDKRRLSIWLSPRDLAQLVSIGIDHPDIKFEIVYGISRNTRAWYDNSNAFRLGYRPEDDSEVYAAEVLAREKPSRDAIAEAHQGGTFCTAEAVANPAAPPPRTTAGRRRRAT; from the coding sequence GTGAAGACCGTCCTCGTCACTGGCGCAGCGGGAGACATCGGCACGCACCTCAGCCGGGAGCTCGCGGGGCGATACGCCCTGCGCCTGTCCGACCGGCGCCCCCTGAAGCCGCCCAGGGGCCAGACCTTCGTGAGAGCCGACATCTCGAAGATGGCGGACGCGCTGCGCATCACCCGCGGCGTCGACGCCATCGTGCACCTCGGCGGCTACTCGGTCGAAGGCCCGTGGCCGGCAATCCTCCAGGCGAACATCGTCGGCGGCTACAACGTGTTCGAGGCGGCGCGGCGCAACCGAGTGAAGCGCATCGTCTTTCCGACCAGCAATCACGCGGTGGGCTACTACCGCCGCGACCAGACGATCGACCACCGCGTCTACATCAAGCCGGACAGCCGCTACGGCGTCTCCAAGGTGTTCGGCGAGGCGCTCGGCAGCCTCTACGCCGACAAGTACGGCATGGAGTGCTTCATGATCCGCATCGGCAACGTGAACCCGAGGCCGATCGACAAGCGCCGCCTCTCGATCTGGCTCAGCCCGAGAGACCTGGCGCAGCTGGTCTCGATCGGCATCGATCACCCCGACATCAAGTTCGAGATCGTCTACGGCATCTCCCGGAACACGCGGGCCTGGTACGACAACTCGAACGCCTTCCGGCTCGGCTACCGGCCCGAGGACGATAGCGAGGTGTACGCCGCCGAGGTCCTGGCGCGAGAGAAGCCGAGCCGCGACGCCATCGCGGAGGCGCACCAGGGGGGCACCTTCTGCACCGCGGAGGCCGTCGCCAATCCGGCCGCGCCCCCACCGCGGACCACGGCCGGCCGCCGGCGGCGCGCCACCTAA
- a CDS encoding MaoC family dehydratase N-terminal domain-containing protein yields MPVDKSAIGRTGEPVTMHIERGKIQEFARAIKDDDPLYFDEGHAAEEAGGVMPPVTFLQTVAHWDDDGRGRPRLPFDLKRVLHGEQEFEFLAPIHAGDVLTAVSTIVDVYEKPGKRGGSMTFAVTETEYRNAKGALVARARAVGIETGQVVKD; encoded by the coding sequence ATGCCGGTCGACAAGAGCGCCATCGGCAGGACGGGCGAGCCCGTGACCATGCACATCGAGCGCGGCAAGATCCAGGAGTTCGCGCGCGCGATCAAGGACGACGATCCGCTGTACTTCGACGAGGGCCACGCCGCCGAGGAGGCGGGCGGCGTCATGCCGCCGGTGACGTTCCTGCAGACCGTCGCCCACTGGGACGACGACGGGCGGGGCCGGCCTCGCCTGCCCTTCGACCTCAAGCGCGTGCTGCACGGCGAGCAGGAGTTCGAGTTCCTCGCCCCCATCCACGCCGGCGACGTGCTGACCGCGGTGAGCACGATCGTCGACGTGTACGAGAAGCCGGGCAAGCGCGGCGGCTCCATGACCTTCGCGGTGACGGAGACCGAGTACCGCAACGCCAAGGGCGCGCTGGTGGCCCGCGCGCGCGCCGTCGGCATCGAGACCGGCCAGGTCGTCAAGGACTGA
- a CDS encoding trypsin-like peptidase domain-containing protein, producing MQKSLAAVLAAAMVLSGVPAAPQAQRESLDDLFTRVSPTVVVVRAKGRDVTATGVTRFNETGSGVLISSDGRVMTAAHVVNGMDEVTVEGIGGEVVRATIISANAAADVSLLQLERVTRAMRVAQIGDSGTMRVGQQVMIVGAPYGLAYSMSVGWISARWPPNTIFPDMPLAEFLQTTATINTGNSGGPVFNMAGEVIGIVSQNISKSGGSEGLGFIVTINSANKLLVPGKVFWGALQGVLLTGRLATVFNVPAPAGFLVKTVAQGSIASSMGLQGSDGVLTIGGKEIPVGGDIILSVDGIPVLSEDNIEKIRNTLAARTPGSSFKMSVLRAGKVIELTGTR from the coding sequence ATGCAGAAGTCCCTCGCGGCGGTCCTGGCGGCGGCGATGGTCCTGTCCGGCGTCCCGGCGGCTCCGCAGGCCCAGAGAGAGAGCCTGGACGATCTCTTCACCCGCGTCAGCCCGACGGTGGTCGTGGTCCGGGCCAAGGGACGTGATGTCACGGCCACGGGCGTCACCCGCTTCAACGAGACGGGCTCCGGGGTGCTGATCTCGAGCGACGGCCGGGTGATGACGGCCGCCCATGTCGTCAACGGCATGGACGAGGTCACCGTCGAGGGCATCGGCGGGGAGGTCGTGCGGGCCACCATCATCTCGGCCAACGCGGCCGCCGACGTCTCGCTGCTGCAGCTCGAGCGGGTGACCCGGGCCATGCGGGTGGCGCAGATCGGCGACTCCGGCACGATGCGGGTCGGCCAGCAGGTCATGATCGTCGGCGCGCCCTACGGGCTCGCGTACTCGATGAGCGTGGGCTGGATCAGCGCGCGCTGGCCGCCCAACACCATCTTTCCGGACATGCCGCTGGCCGAGTTCCTCCAGACCACCGCCACGATCAACACCGGCAACTCCGGCGGGCCGGTGTTCAACATGGCGGGCGAGGTCATCGGCATCGTCAGCCAGAACATCTCGAAGTCGGGGGGCAGCGAGGGCCTGGGGTTCATCGTGACGATCAACAGCGCGAACAAGCTGCTGGTGCCCGGGAAGGTCTTCTGGGGCGCGCTGCAGGGCGTTCTCCTCACCGGTCGTCTCGCCACGGTCTTCAACGTGCCGGCGCCCGCGGGATTCCTGGTCAAGACGGTGGCCCAGGGATCGATCGCCTCGAGCATGGGCCTCCAGGGTAGCGACGGCGTCCTCACCATCGGCGGGAAGGAGATCCCGGTGGGCGGCGACATCATCCTCTCGGTCGACGGCATCCCCGTGCTGTCCGAGGACAACATCGAGAAGATCCGCAACACGCTGGCCGCGCGGACGCCCGGCTCCTCGTTCAAGATGAGCGTGCTCCGCGCCGGCAAGGTCATCGAGCTCACCGGGACGAGGTAG
- a CDS encoding AAA family ATPase — translation MYTQHFRLKELPFSITPDPRYLYLSPGHRDALAHLLYGVGEGGGFVQLTGEVGTGKTTLCRCLLEQLPPGVNVALILNPRLTGFELLQSVCDELRIAYPPNTTSRKILVDLLYHHLLDAYGRGERTALIIDEAQGLAPEVLEEIRLLTNLETPTRKLLQIILIGQPELVPLLERDDLRQLAQRVTARYHLLPFGLTDTRIYLRHRLMVAGARGNIFTDGAVREVYRASGGVPRLINSVCDRALLGAYTEDRQRVEAPTVRRAAAEVLGHSRRRWGRPWQWVGAAAIVGMIVAGSVLLTYGQMGFPARPANWRPASTPAPAPIQNGPAATPMPVAPPAAPDVQPQSSITPDPAPPERNGAADRAAAEPGRLSELLGDPAIRTDKVAAFRSLYTRWELDFDPSRQRLACDRARSAGMQCLFKTGSWAQLRRLDVPAIIELNGPMGEKRYVTVVELGEQAATLDVGGQRHTLPLAEIDRYWDGFFIAVWKTPVVRSLPILPGSRGKDVTWLRQRLGEIDGRADGGANLDVFDDELKARVVAFQRARSLVADGVVGDETLAQLRTLQRDGGTPRLVRSGS, via the coding sequence ATGTACACCCAGCACTTCCGTCTCAAAGAGCTCCCGTTCTCGATCACGCCCGATCCCCGCTATCTGTACCTCAGCCCGGGGCATCGCGACGCGCTCGCGCACCTGCTCTATGGAGTGGGCGAGGGCGGAGGCTTCGTGCAGCTCACCGGCGAGGTCGGCACGGGCAAGACCACCCTGTGCCGGTGCCTGCTCGAGCAGCTCCCGCCCGGCGTGAACGTCGCGCTGATCCTGAACCCGCGCCTCACCGGCTTCGAGCTGTTGCAGTCCGTCTGTGACGAGCTGCGCATCGCGTACCCGCCGAACACGACGAGCCGCAAGATCCTCGTCGACCTCCTCTACCATCATCTGCTCGACGCGTACGGGCGCGGGGAGCGCACCGCCCTGATCATCGACGAGGCACAGGGCCTCGCGCCCGAGGTGCTCGAGGAGATCCGGCTCCTGACCAACCTGGAGACGCCGACCCGGAAGCTTCTGCAGATCATCCTCATCGGCCAGCCCGAATTGGTCCCGCTCCTCGAGCGCGACGACCTGCGGCAGCTGGCCCAGCGCGTGACCGCCCGCTATCACCTGCTTCCCTTTGGCCTGACCGATACGCGGATCTATCTCCGTCATCGGCTCATGGTGGCGGGCGCCAGGGGCAACATCTTCACCGACGGGGCGGTGCGGGAGGTGTACCGCGCCTCGGGCGGGGTTCCGCGTCTCATCAACTCGGTCTGCGACCGGGCGCTCCTGGGGGCCTACACCGAGGACCGGCAGCGGGTCGAGGCGCCCACCGTGCGGCGCGCCGCCGCGGAAGTGCTCGGCCACTCGCGGCGGCGGTGGGGACGGCCATGGCAATGGGTCGGCGCCGCGGCGATCGTCGGCATGATCGTGGCCGGCTCGGTGCTGCTCACCTACGGGCAGATGGGCTTTCCGGCCCGGCCGGCCAACTGGCGGCCGGCTTCGACGCCGGCGCCGGCGCCGATTCAGAACGGGCCGGCGGCCACTCCGATGCCCGTCGCCCCGCCCGCGGCGCCGGACGTGCAGCCCCAATCCTCCATCACCCCCGACCCCGCGCCCCCGGAGCGCAACGGCGCGGCCGACCGGGCGGCTGCGGAACCCGGGCGCCTCTCCGAGCTCCTCGGCGATCCGGCGATCCGCACCGACAAGGTCGCGGCCTTCCGGAGCCTGTACACGCGCTGGGAGCTCGACTTCGACCCGTCGCGGCAGCGGCTCGCCTGCGATCGCGCGCGCAGCGCGGGGATGCAGTGCCTGTTCAAGACCGGCAGCTGGGCCCAGCTGCGGCGGCTCGACGTGCCCGCGATCATCGAGCTGAACGGGCCGATGGGCGAGAAGCGCTACGTGACCGTGGTCGAGCTGGGCGAGCAGGCCGCCACGCTCGATGTCGGCGGGCAACGGCACACGTTGCCGCTCGCCGAGATCGACCGCTACTGGGACGGGTTCTTCATCGCGGTGTGGAAGACGCCGGTGGTGCGGTCGTTGCCGATCCTCCCGGGCTCCCGCGGCAAGGACGTGACGTGGCTCCGTCAGCGCCTGGGCGAGATCGACGGCCGGGCCGATGGCGGGGCGAATCTCGACGTCTTCGACGACGAGCTGAAGGCCCGCGTCGTGGCGTTTCAACGCGCGCGCTCGCTCGTGGCCGACGGCGTGGTCGGCGACGAGACGCTGGCCCAGCTGAGGACGCTCCAGCGCGACGGCGGCACGCCGCGTCTGGTGCGCTCCGGGTCCTAG
- a CDS encoding FAD-dependent oxidoreductase, whose product MARIVVLGAGVCGLATALLIARDGHDVTVLERDPDPVPETPGEAWEAWARGGVAQFRQPHYLQTRARHVLDAELPDVRDALVAAGALRFDSLAMAPPSLPPFERRADDERFVTLTARRPVLEQVVARSAAAEPRLDVRRGTPVSHLVGRPRSGRPHVTGVRTESGEQILADLVVDATGRRSPLPRWLEEIGAAPLHEETEPSGFVYYTRFFQSPDGTGPQPRDRLLSAFGSFSILTLPADNDTWSVTVFGSSGDRPLTQLRDADRWTAVVRACPLHVHWLAGEPITGVLPMAGVLDRYRRLVADGRPIVTGLALVADSWACTNPSLGRGIALGLAHAARLRDVARTDLDDAHGFALAWDRATEADLTPWYRATVAIDRARLAEIEAIRAGTERPRPTEPAAVLGAALGRAMAHDPEIFRAFMEIVGCLTLPGAILARPGFADHVRDVAARHEAAPHLGPTREELLRLIA is encoded by the coding sequence GTGGCCAGGATCGTCGTGCTCGGCGCTGGGGTGTGCGGCCTCGCCACCGCCCTGCTCATCGCGCGCGACGGGCACGACGTCACCGTGCTCGAGCGCGACCCGGATCCGGTGCCGGAGACGCCCGGCGAGGCGTGGGAGGCCTGGGCGCGCGGCGGGGTCGCCCAGTTCCGCCAGCCGCACTACCTGCAGACGCGCGCCCGGCATGTCCTCGATGCAGAGCTGCCGGATGTCCGCGATGCGCTGGTCGCCGCCGGCGCCCTCCGCTTCGATAGCCTGGCCATGGCGCCGCCTTCCCTCCCCCCCTTCGAGCGCCGCGCCGACGACGAGCGGTTCGTCACCCTGACCGCCCGCCGTCCCGTCCTCGAGCAGGTGGTCGCCCGATCGGCCGCGGCCGAGCCTCGCCTGGATGTCCGCCGTGGCACCCCGGTGTCCCATCTGGTCGGCCGCCCCCGCTCGGGCCGGCCGCACGTCACCGGCGTACGGACCGAATCGGGTGAGCAGATCCTCGCCGATCTCGTGGTCGACGCCACCGGCCGGCGCTCCCCGCTGCCGAGATGGCTCGAGGAGATCGGGGCCGCGCCGCTCCACGAGGAGACCGAGCCGTCCGGGTTCGTGTACTACACGCGCTTCTTCCAGTCGCCGGACGGCACGGGGCCACAGCCGCGTGACCGGCTGCTCTCCGCCTTCGGCTCGTTCTCGATCCTCACCCTGCCCGCGGACAACGACACGTGGTCGGTCACCGTGTTCGGCTCCTCCGGCGATCGTCCGCTGACCCAGCTGCGCGATGCCGACCGGTGGACGGCGGTCGTGAGGGCGTGCCCGCTGCACGTCCACTGGCTCGCGGGCGAGCCGATCACCGGCGTGCTGCCGATGGCCGGGGTCCTCGATCGCTACCGCCGGCTGGTCGCGGACGGGCGCCCGATCGTGACCGGCCTGGCGCTCGTCGCGGACTCCTGGGCCTGCACGAACCCGTCACTCGGACGCGGCATCGCGCTCGGCCTCGCCCACGCCGCGCGCCTGCGGGATGTCGCGAGAACCGATCTCGACGATGCGCACGGCTTTGCCCTCGCCTGGGACCGCGCCACCGAGGCCGACCTGACGCCGTGGTACCGCGCGACGGTGGCGATCGATCGCGCGCGGCTCGCCGAGATCGAGGCGATCCGCGCGGGGACGGAGCGCCCGCGCCCCACCGAGCCGGCGGCCGTGCTGGGCGCGGCCCTCGGTCGCGCGATGGCGCACGACCCCGAGATCTTCCGCGCGTTCATGGAGATCGTCGGCTGCCTGACCTTGCCCGGGGCCATCTTGGCGCGTCCGGGGTTTGCCGACCACGTGCGGGACGTCGCCGCTCGCCACGAGGCCGCCCCGCACCTGGGTCCGACCCGGGAGGAGCTGCTCCGGCTGATCGCCTGA
- a CDS encoding ATP-binding protein — translation MGRCARRGQARLAPGILHAHLPRIFDAFFTTRPDGIGLGLTVCRTIVNAHRGRFWAENNADRGASFHIVLPLREPGPS, via the coding sequence TTGGGCCGCTGCGCGAGGAGAGGGCAAGCGCGGCTGGCGCCCGGCATCCTCCACGCCCACCTGCCGCGCATCTTCGATGCGTTCTTCACCACCCGGCCGGACGGCATCGGCCTCGGGCTCACGGTCTGCCGCACGATCGTCAACGCGCATCGCGGGAGATTCTGGGCCGAGAACAACGCGGACCGGGGGGCGAGCTTTCACATCGTCTTGCCGCTACGGGAGCCCGGCCCGAGCTAG
- a CDS encoding SRPBCC family protein has protein sequence MPTGTVRLHRVLRTTPEKVYRAFLDPDAMVKWLPPHGFTGKVHHLDATVGGTFKMSFTNFTSGHGHTFGGEYLELVPNERIRHTDEFDDPNLPGEMHVTVSLRPVSCGTELHILQEGIPEAIPTEACYLGWQESLTLLAQLIEPEIPG, from the coding sequence ATGCCCACCGGCACCGTGAGGCTTCACCGAGTGCTTCGCACCACCCCGGAGAAGGTCTACCGGGCCTTTCTCGATCCGGACGCCATGGTCAAATGGCTTCCCCCCCATGGCTTCACCGGCAAGGTCCACCACCTGGACGCGACGGTCGGGGGGACCTTCAAGATGTCCTTCACGAACTTCACGAGCGGCCACGGGCATACGTTCGGCGGCGAGTATCTCGAGCTGGTGCCGAACGAGCGCATTCGCCACACCGACGAGTTCGACGATCCGAATCTCCCGGGCGAGATGCACGTCACGGTGTCGTTGCGGCCGGTGTCCTGCGGCACCGAGCTGCACATCCTGCAGGAGGGGATCCCGGAGGCCATCCCGACCGAGGCGTGCTATCTCGGCTGGCAGGAATCGCTCACGCTGCTGGCCCAGCTCATCGAGCCCGAGATCCCCGGGTAG
- a CDS encoding tetratricopeptide repeat protein has product MRYRAWVALSLVFFLTTAQTSPGEAVFRQAFELEIGANGARDIPGAIRLYQQGVQQGNGPSMVRLGYMKQIGTGMPQDLPGAFALYKRAAETGNVEGQFMYAVSYEQGIGTPKNPAAARERLLPPADAGHQFAQYLLGCMIALGEGGPKREAAARRWLDKATAGPDKTLAARAAKYRDQIDQNLFTANSSGFAFLGLAAFIIVAGVAAGGGGDSGGYSPGVPGSPPYSGGGGVTPAPSRPTVTFQNGNPYTPHGINLLGQGRPINIR; this is encoded by the coding sequence ATGCGATACCGAGCGTGGGTGGCGCTGTCCCTGGTGTTCTTCCTGACGACCGCGCAGACGTCGCCCGGCGAGGCGGTGTTCCGTCAGGCGTTCGAGCTGGAGATCGGCGCCAACGGCGCGCGGGACATCCCGGGCGCGATCCGGCTCTATCAGCAGGGCGTGCAGCAAGGCAACGGGCCGTCGATGGTCCGGCTCGGCTACATGAAGCAGATCGGCACCGGGATGCCGCAGGACCTGCCCGGCGCCTTCGCGCTGTACAAGCGGGCGGCGGAGACGGGCAACGTGGAGGGGCAGTTCATGTACGCGGTCAGCTACGAGCAGGGCATCGGCACGCCGAAGAATCCCGCGGCGGCCCGCGAGCGCCTGCTGCCGCCGGCGGACGCGGGCCATCAGTTCGCCCAGTATCTGCTCGGCTGCATGATCGCCCTCGGCGAGGGCGGGCCGAAGCGGGAGGCCGCGGCCCGGCGATGGCTGGACAAGGCGACGGCCGGCCCCGATAAAACCCTGGCGGCGCGCGCGGCCAAGTACCGCGACCAGATCGACCAGAACCTGTTCACCGCGAACAGCTCGGGGTTCGCGTTCCTCGGGCTCGCCGCGTTCATCATCGTGGCGGGCGTGGCCGCGGGGGGCGGCGGAGACTCCGGAGGCTACAGCCCCGGCGTGCCGGGCAGTCCGCCGTACTCGGGCGGCGGGGGCGTGACGCCGGCGCCCAGTCGCCCGACCGTGACCTTCCAGAACGGCAACCCCTACACCCCGCATGGGATCAACCTGCTCGGACAGGGCCGGCCCATCAACATCCGGTAG